The proteins below come from a single Leishmania major strain Friedlin complete genome, chromosome 20 genomic window:
- a CDS encoding putative glutaredoxin: MNQVLDPARAPQFLDSMLRRNRIVLISATYCQFSTKLKMLLIELKHRFVSLEIDIIPNGREVFQEVVARTGVHTVPQVFLNGKYLGGYDDLIALYHKRELSETLEKR; the protein is encoded by the coding sequence ATGAATCAAGTCCTAGAtcctgcacgtgcgccgcaGTTTCTGGActcgatgctgcgccgcaacCGCATCGTGCTCATCTCCGCCACCTACTGTCAGTTCTCCACCAAGCTGAAGATGTTGCTGATTGAGCTGAAGCATCGCTTCGTCTCGCTGGAGATTGACATCATTCCCAACGGGCGAGAGGTTTTTCAGGAGGTGGTGGCCCGCACCGGCGTGCACACAGTGCCACAGGTGTTCCTCAACGGTAAGTACCTTGGCGGATACGACGACCTCATCGCGCTCTACCACAAGAGAGAGCTCTCCGAGACTCTGGAGAAGCGGTAA